Proteins from a single region of Dehalococcoidia bacterium:
- a CDS encoding VanZ family protein, whose product MPALVWIGVIFFLSAQSTLPDLPHVEPGGLALPPGKVAHVAVYAVLAALLAFGLAAGRKSGWRAMLLSFVGATLYGVTDELHQSFVSFRTPAWTDVALDSAGAALGAAGIALLARWWDRGRTRGRPA is encoded by the coding sequence TTGCCCGCTCTCGTATGGATAGGCGTTATCTTCTTCCTGTCCGCCCAGTCCACTCTGCCGGACCTGCCCCATGTAGAGCCTGGGGGGCTGGCTCTGCCGCCCGGCAAGGTCGCGCATGTTGCGGTGTACGCCGTGCTCGCGGCCCTGCTGGCTTTTGGGTTGGCTGCCGGTCGAAAGTCGGGCTGGCGCGCAATGCTGCTTTCCTTTGTTGGCGCGACGCTCTACGGCGTGACCGACGAGCTGCATCAGTCCTTTGTCTCTTTCCGAACGCCCGCGTGGACGGACGTGGCGCTGGATAGCGCGGGCGCGGCGCTGGGCGCAGCGGGCATTGCGCTCCTGGCGCGCTGG
- a CDS encoding NAD(P)-dependent oxidoreductase — translation MSILITGGTGFIGSYLAHILVQREKDKVVLFDCFPNMAAVRDLGDRVTVLRGDFSEATEFMAALKQHDVRDIFHLGYLLSESERYPAQAIRVNCDGTNRVFECARIAGVRRVVWASSGAVYGHYHTSADPQWLTEKDPPTADSVYGACKLFNENIAEVYRERYGFDHAAFRFCSVYGLGRGQRRSGSTDVYSTLVEKSHKGEPVIAPPADHLLSWGYVEDAAGALYAAYKAPALKSRVFNFTGEPRPVRDAVERLKELLPKAKISYGTEGVRHIKYMKADLLREELGFTPRVSMRDGLADYVRRLEAGERGVA, via the coding sequence ATGAGCATCCTGATCACGGGCGGCACGGGATTTATCGGCTCGTACCTGGCGCACATCCTCGTCCAGCGCGAGAAGGACAAGGTCGTCCTGTTCGATTGCTTTCCGAACATGGCCGCCGTGCGCGACCTCGGAGACCGCGTCACCGTGCTGCGCGGCGACTTCTCGGAAGCAACCGAGTTCATGGCCGCGCTCAAGCAGCACGATGTGCGTGACATCTTCCACCTCGGCTACCTGCTGTCGGAGTCGGAGCGCTATCCCGCGCAGGCGATCCGCGTGAACTGCGATGGCACGAATCGCGTCTTCGAATGCGCGCGCATCGCGGGCGTGCGGCGCGTTGTCTGGGCGAGCTCCGGCGCGGTGTACGGCCACTACCATACCAGCGCGGACCCCCAGTGGCTGACGGAGAAGGACCCGCCCACGGCGGACTCAGTGTACGGAGCGTGCAAGCTGTTCAACGAGAACATCGCGGAGGTGTACCGCGAGCGGTACGGGTTCGACCACGCGGCGTTCCGGTTTTGCTCCGTGTACGGCCTCGGGCGCGGACAGCGTCGGAGCGGCAGCACCGACGTCTACTCGACGCTGGTGGAGAAGTCGCATAAGGGCGAGCCGGTCATCGCGCCGCCCGCCGATCACCTTCTGTCGTGGGGCTACGTGGAAGACGCGGCCGGCGCGCTCTACGCCGCGTACAAGGCGCCCGCGCTGAAGAGCCGCGTGTTCAACTTCACGGGCGAGCCGCGCCCCGTGCGCGACGCCGTGGAACGGCTGAAGGAGCTGCTGCCCAAAGCAAAAATCTCCTACGGCACAGAGGGCGTGCGCCACATCAAGTACATGAAGGCGGACCTTCTGCGCGAGGAGCTGGGCTTCACGCCGCGCGTCTCCATGCGCGACGGCCTGGCCGACTACGTGCGGCGCCTCGAGGCCGGCGAGCGCGGGGTCGCCTAG